The Christiangramia salexigens genome includes the window GAGATCAATTCATAAGAGTAAACGATCACATCACCTTGTTCCACATCGGGTAACGTAAACTTCATTAGATCGTAGGTCTCGTAATCATCGATATAGATGTTGTGAAGACTCAGACTTTTTTTTACGATCCTTCCATTTATCAGTTTATAGGTATGAGCTTTTAGATTCTCTATGGATTCTTTTGAGGAAGTTTTACTGGATTTTCTCAGCGGAATCGTGATATTGGCTTCTTCAATTCCTTCCTTATCGAGGATCTTTATTTTGGCCTCGTAGCTGTGAACGAGATCATAGTCTCGTTTTTTATCTATTTCAGTGAAGCCTTTTTCAAAGATATAAAAGGCGTGTGCGGTAGAATCGGCAGGGTATCCAGTAGATTCAAGGTCGGCTATTGAAGGTGTTAGGGTTTGCTGATTGTAATTCTGTGAGTGAGCACCTTGTGTGATGAGCATTAGGGCAATGAAAAGGCTTAGTTTATTCATGAACAGAAAGCTGGATGATCTTAAAATTATGTTTTTTGCGTAAATAACTCTGAATGATGTGTTGGGCATCGCGATTATTCTCCATAGGAGTAATAATAGACCTGATGATATCTATATTATTGATCTGGTGGTTAAGGTTAAAATAGCCCACGCCCTTAAAATCTCCATCCTCTATCAATAATGCGCTTTTTTCGTCAACCTGCCTTCCCTGACCTATTAGGATCATATTCTGATTCTGATAGGAGTGCTTGTTGATCAATTCCTTTACCCGTTCATTATATTCTTCTGCAGGTTCTTCCTCGAGACAGGCTCCGTAACAGCTTTTTATGGTATAGCTGAAGCAGTTTCCTGTTCCGTTATGTAAACCACTTAGACGTTCACATAATTGATGGTTTTCTACCATGTTCATTAGCGAATTCTTTGCAGCACGGAGACTGCTGAAAGTGGTAATGCTATTCTTTTTGGAATTGGCCCTCGCGATCTTTAGATTGATATAACCGCTCTCATCTGTAAAATGGTAAAGGGCATGACTGAATATATCTCTTTTTAAGGCCCTGTTATATCTGGGCTTTATTTGTTTTATCTCCTGATTTTCTTTTAGAAGAGCGATCAGCTCGTTTCCGGTTATTTCATAGGAGACTGAAGCTACCTTTTTTTGCATTTCCCTGGACTTTGGATTGTCATTGGTGAAATGCTGATTAACCCTTTTTCTGATATTTCTGGATTTACCCACATAGATGATCTCGCTATTTTCATCATGAAAGTAGTACACACCAGTTTGTGACGGTAATTCCTCCAGGATATAGACCAGTTTGGTGTCCAGATTGCGTTTTGGTTCCTTGCGCACATGCTCTTTTAATATGTTTTTTTCAACATCCTTAGCAAGCAGCATTTTAAAAAGTTTAATGGTCGCCTGCGCGTCGCCCGAAGCACGGTGCCTGTCACTTAACGGAATTCCCAGTGCACGAACCAGTTTTCCAAGGCTGTAGGATTGCATGCCCGGAATCAGTTTTTTTGATAGCTCCACCGTGCAGAGGCTTTGTCTTTCAAAATCGAAACCAAGTCTGCGGAATTCGGTTCTTAGGATACGATAATCAAACTTAGCATTATGAGCTACGAGGATACAGCCTGAAGTAATTTCAACAATACGCTTGGCAACCTCATAGAATCTTGGTGCATTGCGAAGCATGTCATTATTGATGCCCGTAAGGTTAACCACGAAAGGCTGAATAGGCTGTTCGGGATTTACCAGACTAATAAACTGATCGGTTACCTGATGACCGTCAAATTTATAAACTGCGATCTCAGTGATGCCTTCTTCATTATACTTTCCGCCGGTAGTCTCTATGTCTAGTATTGCGTACAAAAATTCTCTTCTTCTTTAATTATAATTTCGGGCGCCAAAAATACTGCTTCCAATCCTCACCATCGTAGAGCCGCATTCTACAGCTATTTTGTAGTCTCCGCTCATTCCCATGGAAAGCTCGGTTAGTTCAGGATAGGTTTCGCTAAGTTCATCAAAGACCTTCTTTAGAAATTTGAATTCAGATCTTATTTGATCTTCATCTTCTGTAAAAGTGGCCATTCCCATTAGCCCCACAATTTTCACATGGTCCATTTTAGAATACTCTTCAGAATCCAGAATATTCACTGCATCCTCTTTAGAAATGCCAAATTTTGAATCTTCTTCAGCGATCTTTATCTGTAGCAGGCAATTGATAGTTCTCTCATTTTGCTTTGCCCTTTTATTGATCTCCTTCAACAGCTTTAAGCTATCTACGGCGTGGATAAGGGATACAAAAGGCGCCATGTATTTCACCTTATTGCGTTGTACATGGCCAACCATATGCCATTCAATATCTGCAGGAAGTTCTTCCTGCTTATCGGTCATTTCCTGAATTTTATTCTCACCAAAGACCCTTTGTCCGGCGCGATAGGCCTCCAGCAGATCTTCGTTAGGTTTTGTTTTAGAAATAGCGACCAGCTTGACATTCTCTGGTAGTTCGCTTTTATATTTCTTGATATTTTCTGAAATCTCCATCCTTTATTTTTTGTTTTAAACTAAGGATTCACCCATTTGTAGGGAAATATTGGTGGTTGGTTTGCAAGTACTTAAAATTCATAGATCGTTAAGCCACTTCGCAATTTAGGCTCAATATAAGTACTTTTTGGGGGCATGGTCAAATTTTCGTCTGCAATTTGCTTAATTTCTTCAATTTCTGCAGGTAACATTCCAAAGCCTACAGCAAATTCCCCGCTATCCACACGTGTTTTTAATTCTATAAGATCATTGCGACCGTGTATATACTCTATGCGGTTATCATATCTAAGATCCTCAATGCCAAGAATGGGTCTAAGGATCTTTTCAAAGAGAATATAGGAGTCCAGTTTGCTAAGTGAATTTGTGAATTCGTAATTAGTATTCCTCAGA containing:
- a CDS encoding YggS family pyridoxal phosphate-dependent enzyme, producing the protein MEISENIKKYKSELPENVKLVAISKTKPNEDLLEAYRAGQRVFGENKIQEMTDKQEELPADIEWHMVGHVQRNKVKYMAPFVSLIHAVDSLKLLKEINKRAKQNERTINCLLQIKIAEEDSKFGISKEDAVNILDSEEYSKMDHVKIVGLMGMATFTEDEDQIRSEFKFLKKVFDELSETYPELTELSMGMSGDYKIAVECGSTMVRIGSSIFGARNYN
- a CDS encoding exonuclease domain-containing protein → MYAILDIETTGGKYNEEGITEIAVYKFDGHQVTDQFISLVNPEQPIQPFVVNLTGINNDMLRNAPRFYEVAKRIVEITSGCILVAHNAKFDYRILRTEFRRLGFDFERQSLCTVELSKKLIPGMQSYSLGKLVRALGIPLSDRHRASGDAQATIKLFKMLLAKDVEKNILKEHVRKEPKRNLDTKLVYILEELPSQTGVYYFHDENSEIIYVGKSRNIRKRVNQHFTNDNPKSREMQKKVASVSYEITGNELIALLKENQEIKQIKPRYNRALKRDIFSHALYHFTDESGYINLKIARANSKKNSITTFSSLRAAKNSLMNMVENHQLCERLSGLHNGTGNCFSYTIKSCYGACLEEEPAEEYNERVKELINKHSYQNQNMILIGQGRQVDEKSALLIEDGDFKGVGYFNLNHQINNIDIIRSIITPMENNRDAQHIIQSYLRKKHNFKIIQLSVHE